A region of the Aethina tumida isolate Nest 87 chromosome 3, icAetTumi1.1, whole genome shotgun sequence genome:
caatATTCTGTTCACCTTCAAGTAATTGAGTAcaacaattaatcaataatttattattaaaattatctagaGCACTGATTTTTCCCATATTATTTGGGCtggtaataaaacaatatttagtgagaaatatatacatttttaatagattccATATACATatgagtttaaataaataaatatgaaaataacacAGTTTAGacattaatatctttagaacagaactgaaaaaattctgtttttaGTATTCGAATATAAGTACTTTGGGATGAAATTAAGGTATGTTTTGTAAACAATCTCTTATTTGGGTCCATGTTTGCAAACCCTAAAAAAgacaaaagtatattaataaataataatttacaacaccatttatttacttttttggcAGTTTTCAATTGAAGAAAAGCATAACTGGCGAGTGTGTCTTTTAAATCTAACACCTTTTGCTTCTCAAACCGCTCTATATCTGTTAAGGCCTTCGTTGAAAAGTcactaaaaatgttatttgattttagacattaacatttattagaaatttgtcGTCAAACCTTAGTGTCTCCTTGTTAGCATTGACAGCAATAGCTCCGTCTTGAATTTGTTGATCCAAAACGTTAACTTTGAGTTCACGGACTTCCTCCGTGTCCACCGCTCCGAAGAGCCTCGACATTAAACCCATTTTTCCCTGTTGCACCCTGGTCCTCTCAATATTCTTATTGGCAACATTCTCCTCGGAGTCCTCAAGCTGCAGCTGCATGGTCTCCTGGTTCTTGCAAACATTCTGGAGGGAATACATGAAGAATAAATATTCCTTCAGCTGGTCTGCCAGCAGTTCCTCGTCCTCCAGACCGGAATCGATGCTGGAGGCGAGCGAATCGAGGTAATGACCGGTTTTTTGGAGGGCATCGCCCATATCTTTTTCAATTACGCTCCACTCGCTGAACACTCGTCCGTAATTTGCGTGGAGCTTGTGGACGGTGTACTGTTTTTCGGCAACACGTGATCTAGCTCTTAGTAAATTGTTGAGGTTGTTTTGGAGGCTGTAACTGTAATCTTTGATCGATTCGAAACGGGGGTCCGGCCGTTTTAGCCGCACGGATACGCTCAAAGTTTTCAGCTTATTTTCCACCAGTTGCAAGTATCCTAAAACAAATAGTTTTTACAAgatgtaaatattcatattcatttaagaaaataatattcttttctttGAATATGTTTACAATACTTTTTATCAGTTAAGCAATTAACAacacatacaaataaatttgtcaagAGATGAATATAGacatataaagtaaataatgcaTGTATATTTAGACGTAAAATGACCTTACAATGTTTAACGTAAAAACAACTGAAACTATaccattaattttgtaagtatcCCTCCATCCATCCTCATTCTGTAAG
Encoded here:
- the LOC109595762 gene encoding sorting nexin-4, which translates into the protein MENTVSKAPTKDDDCKKKTDNLLNRLEISVSESEKRANGSLNLRDFYTVYLIETKVTDPDFNGKLSKLSTIWRRYTEFEQLRDYLEYTYPYIVLPPLPEKRVMFGWQKISSDTFDPNFVDRRRAGLENFLLRIASHEILGWDQHFLEFLQNEDGWRDTYKINGYLQLVENKLKTLSVSVRLKRPDPRFESIKDYSYSLQNNLNNLLRARSRVAEKQYTVHKLHANYGRVFSEWSVIEKDMGDALQKTGHYLDSLASSIDSGLEDEELLADQLKEYLFFMYSLQNVCKNQETMQLQLEDSEENVANKNIERTRVQQGKMGLMSRLFGAVDTEEVRELKVNVLDQQIQDGAIAVNANKETLSDFSTKALTDIERFEKQKVLDLKDTLASYAFLQLKTAKKGLQTWTQIRDCLQNIP